One Alphaproteobacteria bacterium DNA segment encodes these proteins:
- a CDS encoding ABC transporter permease, with protein MRVMRPIARLAEFALALGILVILWHFLSVRVANATLLPSPLAVALAWVELLRTDLPTDIAASLVHLGVGYGAGAALGLALAILCARSAVADAIVDPAMELLRPIGAIAWIPIAIVFFGIGRGVPMFLIFYASAFPIFVNTLAGVREVDRNLIAAARMLGASPRLVVTHVVLPAAMPLVLAGARLSLGVAWAAMVAAELTGADAGLGWRIFWYQEFFAMDKVMAVILTIGVFGYLLDLALRRLQAALTRWSADTRAEAA; from the coding sequence ATGCGCGTGATGCGTCCGATCGCGCGCCTCGCGGAGTTCGCCCTGGCGCTGGGAATACTCGTCATCCTTTGGCACTTCCTGTCTGTGCGCGTCGCGAACGCCACGCTGCTGCCTTCGCCGCTCGCCGTCGCGCTGGCATGGGTCGAGTTGTTGCGGACGGACCTGCCGACGGATATCGCGGCCAGCCTCGTTCACTTGGGCGTCGGCTACGGTGCCGGTGCCGCTTTGGGATTGGCGCTGGCGATCCTGTGCGCGCGTTCGGCCGTGGCCGATGCGATCGTCGATCCGGCGATGGAGCTTCTCCGCCCGATCGGCGCCATCGCATGGATTCCCATCGCCATCGTTTTCTTCGGCATCGGACGCGGCGTGCCGATGTTTTTGATCTTCTACGCCTCGGCCTTCCCCATTTTCGTCAACACGCTGGCGGGCGTGCGCGAGGTCGACCGCAATCTGATCGCCGCGGCGCGCATGCTCGGCGCGTCGCCGCGCCTGGTCGTCACCCATGTCGTCCTGCCCGCCGCCATGCCGCTGGTTCTGGCGGGCGCGCGTCTCAGCCTCGGCGTCGCTTGGGCCGCGATGGTCGCGGCCGAATTGACCGGCGCCGACGCCGGGCTCGGCTGGCGGATCTTCTGGTATCAGGAGTTCTTCGCCATGGACAAGGTCATGGCCGTGATCCTCACGATCGGCGTGTTCGGCTATCTGCTCGACTTGGCCTTGCGCCGTCTGCAGGCGGCGTTGACGCGCTGGAGCGCCGATACGCGCGCGGAGGCGGCATGA
- a CDS encoding ABC transporter permease has protein sequence MTLPLRIKAPLIFFPALLLSWECAVWLAGAAKIMPYPSGVALAAIRDIGDGTLIDAIAGSLRRVITGFAVAALLGVPLGLLMGLVEPVRRALDPIVDSLRAIAPIAWIPLALLWLGIRGNAALFIVAYAAFFPFVLNTIQAVRLIDRKLVDAARALGASPFLVLRAVVVPGAVPTVMTGARIAMAFAWGSIIAAEMAIGIKVNPGGAATVGLGQLMVSTLYVKRDINGLVLYMLSIGLVSLAIDHGVRALQRKATPWQR, from the coding sequence ATGACTTTGCCCCTGCGGATCAAAGCGCCGCTGATTTTCTTTCCGGCGCTCCTGCTGTCCTGGGAATGCGCGGTCTGGCTCGCCGGCGCCGCGAAGATAATGCCCTATCCGTCGGGCGTCGCGCTCGCCGCCATTCGCGACATCGGCGACGGCACGCTGATCGACGCGATCGCCGGCAGCCTTCGCCGCGTGATCACCGGATTCGCCGTCGCGGCCCTGCTCGGCGTGCCGCTGGGCCTTCTGATGGGCCTGGTGGAGCCGGTGCGCCGCGCGCTCGATCCGATCGTCGACTCGCTACGGGCGATCGCTCCCATCGCGTGGATCCCGCTGGCGCTGCTGTGGCTCGGCATCCGCGGCAACGCCGCGCTGTTCATCGTCGCCTACGCGGCGTTCTTCCCCTTCGTCCTCAACACAATTCAAGCCGTGCGCCTGATCGACCGCAAATTGGTCGACGCGGCGCGAGCCTTGGGCGCATCGCCCTTCCTGGTTCTGCGCGCCGTGGTGGTTCCCGGCGCCGTTCCCACGGTGATGACGGGTGCACGCATCGCGATGGCCTTCGCTTGGGGTTCCATCATCGCGGCGGAAATGGCGATCGGCATCAAGGTCAATCCCGGCGGCGCCGCGACCGTCGGGCTCGGCCAGTTGATGGTCAGCACGTTGTACGTGAAACGCGACATCAACGGGCTTGTTCTTTACATGCTCAGCATCGGATTGGTCAGCCTGGCGATCGACCACGGCGTGCGGGCACTTCAACGCAAGGCGACGCCATGGCAACGCTGA
- a CDS encoding ABC transporter ATP-binding protein: MATLTTPKIEARSVSKIYISARTGDKVEALRGVSFAMKPGEFVSIVGPSGCGKSTLLSLIAGFATPSAGEVLFDGKPIDGPDPARGVMFQDYALFPWRTVRGNVEFGPMARGIDKARRAAIVARNIEMVGLAGFEDRYPHELSGGMRQRCALARLLANEPDMWLMDEPLAAVDLQTRVILQDELLRLWGDAGDPAQRRAVLFVTHGIDEAVYLSDRVIVLGRRPGQVKEIVDIDLPRPRVGARTTPRAAALIDHIWNLIRAEAAQAIVEEP; this comes from the coding sequence ATGGCAACGCTGACGACTCCGAAAATCGAAGCGAGAAGCGTATCGAAGATCTATATCTCCGCGCGGACCGGCGACAAGGTCGAAGCGCTGCGCGGCGTTTCGTTCGCGATGAAACCCGGCGAGTTCGTATCGATCGTGGGCCCGTCGGGCTGCGGCAAGTCGACCTTGCTGTCGCTCATCGCCGGTTTCGCGACGCCCAGCGCCGGCGAGGTTCTGTTCGACGGAAAGCCGATCGACGGCCCCGATCCCGCGCGCGGCGTCATGTTCCAAGATTATGCGCTGTTTCCCTGGCGCACGGTGCGCGGCAATGTCGAGTTCGGGCCGATGGCGCGCGGAATCGACAAGGCGCGGCGCGCGGCGATCGTCGCGCGCAACATCGAGATGGTCGGCCTTGCCGGTTTCGAGGATCGCTATCCCCATGAATTGTCCGGCGGCATGCGTCAGCGTTGCGCGCTAGCGCGGCTGCTCGCCAACGAGCCGGATATGTGGCTGATGGACGAGCCGCTGGCCGCCGTCGATCTGCAAACGCGCGTGATTCTCCAGGACGAGCTGTTGCGTCTTTGGGGCGACGCCGGCGACCCCGCCCAGCGCCGCGCGGTTCTGTTCGTGACGCACGGGATCGACGAAGCCGTCTACCTATCCGACCGCGTCATCGTCTTGGGCCGCCGTCCCGGCCAGGTGAAGGAGATCGTCGATATCGATCTGCCGCGCCCGCGCGTCGGTGCCCGCACCACGCCGCGCGCCGCCGCGCTGATCGATCACATCTGGAATCTTATCCGCGCAGAGGCGGCGCAAGCGATCGTCGAAGAACCCTAA